A single region of the Ziziphus jujuba cultivar Dongzao chromosome 10, ASM3175591v1 genome encodes:
- the LOC107411384 gene encoding kiwellin, whose translation MENLALLLSLSLLFNIISFPLPSSAVSSCNGPCRTLDDCEGQLICINSKCNDDPDVGTHICSGGGGSTPSPPSGGGGGTCQASGTLNCKGKSYPTYTCSPPVTSSTKAKLTNNDFSEGGDGGEPSECYNRYYENSERVVALSTGWYNGGSRCGKFIKIKASNGRTTTAKVVDECDSRNGCDEEHAGQPPCKNNIVDGSDAVWSALGLNKDIGIVDVTWSMA comes from the coding sequence ATGGAAAACCTAGCCTTGTTGCTTTCTCTTTCCCTCTTATTTAACATCATCTCTTTCCCTCTTCCATCCTCCGCGGTTTCCTCATGTAACGGTCCTTGTCGAACCCTTGACGACTGCGAAGGTCAACTCATATGCATTAACTCCAAATGCAACGATGATCCTGACGTCGGAACCCACATCTGCTCCGGCGGTGGAGGAAGCACCCCTTCTCCTCCTTCCGGCGGTGGAGGCGGAACTTGTCAGGCCTCCGGCACTCTCAATTGCAAGGGAAAGTCTTACCCCACCTACACGTGCTCTCCTCCTGTCACATCCTCCACAAAAGCCAAGTTAACGAACAACGACTTCAGCGAAGGCGGCGATGGTGGTGAGCCCTCGGAGTGCTACAATAGGTACTATGAAAACTCGGAAAGGGTGGTTGCACTTTCCACCGGATGGTATAATGGAGGATCGCGGTGCGGGAAGTTCATAAAGATAAAGGCCAGTAATGGGAGGACTACGACGGCGAAGGTTGTGGATGAGTGCGATTCAAGAAATGGGTGTGATGAAGAGCATGCAGGTCAGCCGCCATGTAAGAACAATATCGTTGATGGTTCGGATGCTGTGTGGAGTGCTTTGGGATTGAATAAAGATATTGGAATTGTGGACGTTACTTGGTCCATGGCctaa